From the genome of Streptomyces sp. NBC_01341, one region includes:
- a CDS encoding NuoI/complex I 23 kDa subunit family protein, translating to MPPIPGSGLAKGLAVTLRTMTKRTVTAQYPDVQPELPPRTRGVIGLFEENCTVCMLCARECPDWCIYIDSHKETMPAAAPGGRERSRNVLDRFAIDFALCMYCGICIEVCPFDALFWSPEFEYAETDIHELTHERDKLREWMWTVPEPPALDPAAEEPKEIAAARKAAEKLQAQEAQDTQAAREAERAQGAPEARPGRAAEQEGQE from the coding sequence GTGCCCCCGATCCCCGGTTCAGGCCTGGCCAAGGGCCTTGCCGTCACCCTGCGGACCATGACGAAGCGGACGGTCACCGCCCAGTACCCGGACGTCCAGCCCGAACTGCCGCCCCGTACCCGCGGCGTCATCGGGCTGTTCGAGGAGAACTGCACGGTCTGCATGCTCTGCGCCCGTGAGTGCCCCGACTGGTGCATCTACATCGACTCCCACAAGGAGACGATGCCGGCCGCCGCTCCCGGCGGCCGTGAGCGCAGCCGCAACGTCCTGGACCGCTTCGCCATCGACTTCGCCCTCTGCATGTACTGCGGTATCTGTATCGAGGTGTGTCCCTTCGACGCACTGTTCTGGTCTCCCGAGTTCGAGTACGCGGAGACGGACATCCACGAACTCACCCACGAGCGCGACAAGCTCCGTGAGTGGATGTGGACCGTCCCCGAACCGCCCGCACTCGACCCGGCCGCCGAGGAGCCCAAGGAGATCGCCGCCGCACGCAAGGCGGCCGAGAAACTCCAGGCCCAGGAAGCACAGGACACACAGGCTGCCCGGGAAGCCGAGAGGGCGCAGGGCGCACCCGAGGCCCGGCCGGGCCGGGCAGCGGAACAGGAAGGGCAGGAGTGA
- a CDS encoding NADH-quinone oxidoreductase subunit J family protein — protein MFAATAGHSGFLSPTGVEIAFVLVGLATLGAALITVTTEQLVHAALWLVVALGGIAVEYLLLTAEFIAWVQVLIYVGSVVVLLLFGLMLTRAPIGRSPDADSDNRWVALGVAVAAAAALVWVVVDAFRTTWIDLDGPAQGSTKVSGEFLFRHWVLPFEALSVLLLAALVGAIVLSRKGRQDPPGLQGLQGPQGPQGPQGRQGRQTRPAGRAGQATQAGQDPEHRGGRSDAHREDQS, from the coding sequence ATGTTCGCCGCCACGGCCGGACACTCCGGTTTCCTCTCACCGACCGGTGTCGAGATCGCCTTCGTCCTCGTCGGCCTCGCCACCCTCGGCGCCGCGCTGATCACCGTCACGACCGAACAGCTCGTGCATGCGGCGTTGTGGCTCGTGGTCGCCCTCGGCGGTATCGCGGTGGAGTACCTGCTCCTGACGGCCGAGTTCATCGCATGGGTCCAGGTCCTGATCTACGTCGGTTCCGTCGTCGTCCTCCTCCTCTTCGGGCTGATGCTCACCAGAGCCCCCATCGGCCGTTCCCCGGACGCCGATTCGGACAACCGGTGGGTCGCGCTCGGTGTCGCCGTCGCCGCGGCCGCCGCACTCGTCTGGGTCGTCGTCGACGCCTTCCGCACCACCTGGATCGATCTGGACGGGCCCGCCCAGGGTTCCACCAAGGTCTCCGGCGAGTTCCTCTTCCGGCACTGGGTACTGCCCTTCGAGGCGCTCTCCGTCCTGCTGCTCGCGGCCCTCGTGGGCGCCATCGTCCTGTCCCGCAAGGGCCGACAGGACCCGCCTGGCCTACAGGGCCTGCAGGGCCCGCAGGGCCCGCAGGGCCCGCAGGGCCGGCAGGGCCGGCAGACAAGGCCGGCCGGGCGCGCCGGGCAGGCCACGCAGGCAGGCCAGGACCCTGAGCACCGCGGGGGCCGCAGTGACGCCCACCGGGAGGACCAGAGCTGA
- the nuoK gene encoding NADH-quinone oxidoreductase subunit NuoK — MHLAYPVVLAVLLFCTGLYGVLARRNAILVLMSVELMLNAVNLNLVAFDVWLRDALHAGQALTLFTIAIAAAEIGIGLAIVLAVHRNRGTSDVDRLRDTAETDEAEALPDDPDAQSDGAAPGTTDQATATAGKAKKAEATA, encoded by the coding sequence ATGCACCTCGCCTATCCGGTCGTACTCGCCGTCCTCCTCTTCTGCACCGGGCTGTACGGAGTGCTCGCCCGCCGCAACGCGATCCTCGTCCTGATGTCCGTCGAGCTCATGCTCAACGCCGTCAACCTCAACCTGGTCGCCTTCGACGTCTGGCTGCGCGACGCCCTGCACGCGGGCCAGGCCCTCACCCTCTTCACCATCGCGATCGCCGCGGCCGAGATCGGCATCGGACTCGCGATCGTCCTCGCAGTCCACCGCAACCGCGGCACCTCGGACGTCGACCGCCTCCGCGACACCGCGGAGACCGACGAGGCCGAAGCACTCCCCGACGACCCCGACGCGCAATCCGACGGGGCAGCCCCCGGCACCACTGACCAGGCCACTGCCACGGCAGGGAAGGCAAAGAAGGCTGAGGCCACCGCGTGA
- a CDS encoding complex I subunit 4 family protein: MQFLLAFIVVVPLLGAVAALLPAPPGLKGRNPDQAVLRHGVTVTGAVLLAALVLAAGFDHDHPSKMQATTDISWIPALDVRIHLGTDGISLPLLVLTALLTFLCALYSYFKLPAGPSPKAFVALVLLLESGTLATFAVLDLLLFFLAFEMVLIPMYFLIARWGGDRKQPAAWKFILYTLLGSVIMLLGLLLVGLKSGTFDMVALATDNGRGLTTSVQVIAVLAIGIGLAVKTPMWPLHTWLPDAHTAAPTVGSVLLAGVMLKMGTYGFVRILLPVAPDGMRTFAPYLAAFAVVGIIYGSLACLALARPGAKGDLKRLIAYSSVGHMGFVLLGIATMTPTGVNGALFANIAHGLITGLLFFLVGAVKDRYGTADLDTLAGATGAALYGRAPRLGGLLAFAAVASLGLPGLAGFWGEMLTLFGAFDPAEGLSRPAFLTYMSLGALGTLLTAAYMLIVVRRVCMGEKRERTEAVADIQSYEFAAWTPLAALTVLAGLWPAVLLGLTDPAVQKLLAGGKS; encoded by the coding sequence ATGCAGTTCCTTCTGGCGTTCATCGTGGTCGTCCCCCTGCTGGGAGCGGTCGCCGCGCTCCTGCCCGCCCCGCCCGGGCTCAAGGGCAGGAACCCGGACCAGGCCGTGCTCCGCCACGGAGTGACCGTCACCGGGGCCGTGCTCCTCGCCGCACTGGTCCTGGCCGCGGGTTTCGACCACGACCACCCGTCGAAGATGCAGGCCACCACCGACATCAGCTGGATCCCGGCACTCGACGTCCGGATCCACCTCGGTACCGACGGCATCTCGCTCCCCCTTCTCGTGCTGACCGCGCTGCTGACCTTCCTGTGCGCGCTCTACAGCTACTTCAAGCTCCCCGCAGGCCCCTCCCCGAAGGCCTTCGTCGCGCTGGTCCTGCTCCTCGAGTCCGGCACACTCGCGACCTTCGCCGTCCTCGACCTGCTGCTGTTCTTCCTGGCCTTCGAGATGGTCCTCATCCCGATGTACTTCCTCATCGCCCGCTGGGGCGGCGACCGGAAGCAGCCCGCCGCCTGGAAATTCATCCTGTACACCCTGCTCGGATCCGTGATCATGCTGCTGGGGCTGCTCCTCGTCGGGCTGAAGAGCGGCACATTCGACATGGTGGCACTCGCCACTGACAACGGCCGCGGTCTCACCACGTCCGTGCAGGTCATCGCCGTACTGGCGATCGGGATCGGCCTCGCGGTGAAGACTCCGATGTGGCCACTGCACACCTGGCTGCCCGACGCCCACACCGCGGCCCCGACCGTGGGCTCCGTCCTGCTCGCCGGCGTCATGCTGAAGATGGGTACGTACGGGTTCGTCCGCATCCTGCTCCCCGTCGCCCCCGACGGGATGCGGACCTTCGCGCCGTACCTGGCGGCCTTCGCCGTCGTAGGGATCATCTACGGATCGCTCGCCTGCCTCGCCCTCGCCCGCCCCGGGGCAAAGGGCGACCTGAAGCGCCTGATCGCCTACTCGTCCGTGGGCCACATGGGCTTCGTGCTCCTCGGCATCGCGACGATGACCCCCACCGGCGTGAACGGCGCGCTCTTCGCCAACATCGCCCACGGGCTGATCACCGGCCTGCTGTTCTTCCTGGTCGGCGCCGTCAAGGACCGCTACGGCACGGCGGACCTCGACACCCTGGCCGGCGCCACGGGAGCCGCCCTCTACGGCCGCGCGCCCCGCCTCGGCGGCCTTCTCGCCTTCGCCGCCGTCGCCTCGCTCGGGCTCCCCGGTCTCGCCGGTTTCTGGGGCGAGATGCTCACCCTGTTCGGCGCCTTCGACCCCGCCGAGGGACTGAGCCGCCCCGCCTTCCTCACGTACATGTCCCTCGGCGCCCTCGGCACCCTCCTCACCGCGGCCTACATGCTCATCGTCGTACGCCGCGTCTGCATGGGAGAGAAGCGTGAGCGGACCGAGGCCGTCGCCGACATCCAGAGCTACGAGTTCGCCGCCTGGACCCCGCTCGCCGCACTGACCGTCCTCGCCGGACTCTGGCCCGCCGTCCTCCTCGGCCTCACCGACCCGGCCGTGCAGAAGCTCCTCGCAGGAGGCAAGTCGTGA
- a CDS encoding NADH-quinone oxidoreductase subunit 5 family protein, with the protein MTTTTLAVLVPLLPFLGAAAGLLLGRTAPGFVRPVAVLPTLVAAVCAVVVAARQGGGPAIDASTRYTPTGSVPIDLSLHLDGFAVLVAVLVGLVATCVQIYSTAYLKGDARYPSYAALVSLFTSAMLLVVYSGDLMVLLVGWEIMGICSYFLVGHYWETPEARAASLKAFLVTKLGDVPFLIGLFALAADTGTFRITGILAAVGNGGLDHPTLVALLLLAGVAGKSAQFPLHTWLPDAMAGPTPVSALIHAATMVAAGIYFVARLLPVFAASGAALVVLAVMAAVTMIGSGLAALAQDDIKRVLAYSTIGQLGYMSGALAVGDRGAAVFHLMSHGAFKAVLFLAAGVVIHATGTNSLAAMSRMGGLAKRIPDAYWTMTVALLALAAIPPFAGFFSKEAVLVAAEHTAFGDRHVAPAAAGWTVLVAGLVAAALTAAYATRLWLLVFRGHGPEAPDHGKQPVAMTSVLWVLAVPTIALGLAVGTLTDWFDGHSLAPSLTTAVLSTGVGLVGGLVTYGAWRHTTALAGRPPVGAVAAHPDAEPALVEAEAMTSHTAAYGTIADARDPSDPGRLLLGPLHRYAVTGFHLDALYTAVFVRPVRAAALLVRFLDREVIDTYVRGSGSIARGLGTLVRRAQTGNVQTYLSALLAGTLVLAIAAAVLANVYAGA; encoded by the coding sequence GTGACCACCACGACCCTCGCCGTCCTCGTCCCCCTCCTCCCGTTCCTGGGCGCCGCAGCAGGCCTTCTCCTCGGGCGGACCGCACCCGGCTTCGTCCGGCCCGTCGCCGTCCTTCCGACCCTCGTGGCCGCCGTGTGCGCCGTCGTCGTCGCCGCACGCCAGGGCGGCGGCCCCGCCATCGACGCCTCGACCCGGTACACCCCCACCGGTTCCGTGCCGATCGACCTGTCCCTGCACCTCGACGGCTTCGCCGTCCTCGTCGCCGTCCTCGTAGGGCTCGTCGCCACCTGCGTCCAGATCTACTCGACCGCGTACCTCAAGGGCGATGCCCGCTACCCCTCGTACGCGGCGCTCGTCTCCCTCTTCACCTCCGCGATGCTGCTCGTCGTCTACTCCGGCGACCTGATGGTGCTCCTCGTCGGCTGGGAGATCATGGGCATCTGCTCGTACTTCCTCGTCGGCCACTACTGGGAGACCCCCGAGGCCCGCGCCGCCTCGCTCAAGGCCTTCCTCGTCACCAAGCTCGGCGACGTGCCCTTCCTCATCGGCCTCTTCGCGCTCGCCGCCGACACCGGTACGTTCCGGATCACCGGGATCCTGGCGGCCGTCGGCAACGGGGGGCTCGACCACCCCACCCTCGTCGCGCTGCTGCTTCTCGCGGGTGTCGCCGGCAAGTCCGCCCAGTTCCCGCTGCACACCTGGCTGCCCGACGCGATGGCCGGCCCCACCCCCGTCTCCGCGCTCATCCACGCGGCGACGATGGTCGCCGCCGGTATCTACTTCGTCGCCCGCCTCCTCCCCGTCTTCGCCGCCTCGGGTGCTGCCCTGGTCGTCCTCGCCGTGATGGCGGCCGTGACGATGATCGGCTCCGGACTCGCCGCCCTCGCGCAGGACGACATCAAGCGCGTGCTCGCCTACTCGACCATCGGCCAGCTCGGCTACATGTCCGGCGCCCTGGCCGTCGGCGACCGCGGGGCGGCCGTCTTCCACCTGATGTCCCACGGTGCGTTCAAGGCAGTCCTCTTCCTGGCCGCCGGTGTGGTGATCCACGCGACGGGCACCAACTCACTCGCCGCCATGTCCCGCATGGGCGGGCTGGCCAAGCGCATCCCCGACGCCTACTGGACGATGACCGTCGCCCTCCTCGCACTGGCCGCCATCCCCCCGTTCGCCGGCTTCTTCTCCAAGGAGGCGGTCCTCGTCGCCGCCGAACACACCGCCTTCGGAGACCGTCACGTCGCACCGGCCGCGGCCGGCTGGACCGTCCTCGTCGCCGGACTCGTCGCGGCGGCCCTCACCGCCGCCTACGCCACCCGACTGTGGCTCCTGGTCTTCCGCGGACACGGCCCCGAGGCCCCGGACCACGGCAAGCAGCCCGTCGCGATGACCTCCGTGCTCTGGGTCCTCGCCGTCCCGACCATTGCCCTCGGCCTCGCCGTCGGCACGCTCACCGACTGGTTCGACGGACACAGCCTCGCCCCTTCCCTCACGACTGCCGTCCTGTCCACCGGCGTCGGACTCGTCGGCGGACTCGTCACCTACGGGGCATGGCGCCACACCACGGCCCTCGCGGGACGACCCCCGGTCGGCGCGGTCGCCGCCCACCCCGATGCCGAACCAGCGCTCGTGGAGGCCGAGGCGATGACCTCGCACACCGCGGCGTACGGCACGATCGCGGACGCCCGGGACCCGTCGGACCCCGGCCGGCTGCTGCTCGGCCCCCTCCACCGTTACGCGGTCACCGGCTTCCACCTGGACGCGCTGTACACCGCGGTGTTCGTCCGCCCCGTCCGGGCAGCGGCCCTGCTGGTCCGCTTCCTGGACCGCGAGGTCATCGACACCTACGTACGCGGCTCGGGCAGCATCGCCCGCGGACTCGGCACCCTGGTCCGCCGCGCCCAGACGGGCAACGTGCAGACCTACCTGAGTGCGCTGCTCGCCGGAACCCTCGTCCTGGCGATCGCCGCCGCCGTCCTTGCCAACGTCTACGCCGGGGCGTGA
- a CDS encoding complex I subunit 1/NuoH family protein encodes MNDVLDVALRLVIVFAVFMVAPLLVGQAEHKVMAHMQGRLGPMYAGGFHGWAQLVADGVKFAQKEDVVPADADRRIFQLAPAVALLPYLLVIVAIPIGPGDGAVGQVVDAGIFFVLAVLGVGVLGSLMAGWASANKFSLLGGLRTAAQLLAYELPMLLAAASVAMAAGTVSLPGILDAFEWWWVPWQIVGALVFFVAGLAELQRPPFDMPVADSEIIFGAYTEYTGLRFALFLLAEYAGIVVLCGLTTVLFLGGWHGPFADGLGWVWTLLKAAVLAFVVIWLRVTYPRLREDQLQKLAWTTLIPLALAQIALTGIVKVAIN; translated from the coding sequence GTGAACGACGTACTCGACGTCGCCCTCCGCCTCGTCATCGTCTTCGCCGTGTTCATGGTCGCCCCGCTCCTCGTGGGGCAGGCCGAGCACAAGGTGATGGCGCACATGCAGGGCCGCCTCGGTCCCATGTACGCGGGCGGGTTCCACGGCTGGGCCCAGCTTGTCGCGGACGGTGTGAAGTTCGCGCAGAAGGAAGACGTCGTACCGGCCGACGCGGACCGCCGTATCTTCCAGCTCGCGCCCGCCGTCGCCCTGCTGCCGTACCTCCTCGTGATCGTGGCCATTCCGATCGGCCCCGGCGATGGGGCGGTCGGCCAGGTCGTCGACGCGGGCATCTTCTTCGTGCTCGCGGTCCTGGGCGTCGGCGTGCTCGGCTCGCTCATGGCGGGCTGGGCCTCGGCCAACAAGTTCTCGCTCCTCGGCGGCCTCCGCACCGCCGCACAACTGCTCGCGTACGAACTGCCGATGCTGCTCGCCGCCGCGTCCGTGGCCATGGCGGCGGGCACCGTGTCGCTTCCCGGCATCCTCGACGCCTTCGAGTGGTGGTGGGTGCCCTGGCAGATCGTGGGCGCCCTGGTCTTCTTCGTGGCGGGGCTCGCCGAACTCCAGCGCCCGCCCTTCGACATGCCGGTCGCGGACTCGGAGATCATCTTCGGCGCGTACACCGAGTACACGGGCCTGCGCTTCGCCCTGTTCCTGCTCGCCGAGTACGCCGGGATCGTCGTCCTGTGCGGGCTGACGACCGTCCTCTTCCTCGGTGGGTGGCACGGGCCTTTCGCCGACGGCCTGGGCTGGGTCTGGACCCTGCTCAAGGCCGCAGTCCTCGCCTTCGTGGTCATCTGGCTCCGGGTCACCTATCCCCGCCTGCGCGAGGACCAGTTGCAGAAGCTCGCCTGGACCACGCTCATCCCCCTCGCCCTGGCGCAGATCGCGCTCACCGGCATCGTGAAGGTGGCGATCAACTAG